The nucleotide sequence GCCGGGTCCTCGGGCTCCTCCTCGGGCGGCGGCTCGTGGGCGTCCTCGCGCCGGGCCCAGGGGTACTCCTCGGACGGCCGGATGACGATGAGGCGGTCGCCGCGGACGAGGTGCCCGATGGCCGGCGAGTGGAACGGCAGCTCGTCGCCGTCGCGGACCACCGCCACCACGAGGTCGGCGATCTGCCGCGGTTGCTTGCCCTCCTCGCGCGGCGAGACCAGCCGCTCGGCCACCTCGAGGCCGACGCCGGAGGTGGTGAGGTCCTCGAGGACGTGGCCGAGCGCCGGGCTGACCGTGGCCAGGCCCAGTATCCGGCCGACCGCGTCGGACGACGTGACGACCTCGTTGGCGCCGCCCTGACGGACCAGCGCGAGGTTGTCGGCCTCGCGGACCGACACGACGATGTTCGCGGTCTGGTTGAGCTGGCGGCAGGTGAGCGTGGCCAGCACGCTGGCGTCGTCGCGGGCCGTGGTGATGACGATGCGGTTGGCGGTCGGCACGCCGGCCCGGCGCAGCACCTCGGTGCGGGTGGCGTCGCCCATGACGGCGACCAGTCCCTGCTCGTTGGCCTCGGCGATCGCGGCCGGATCGGGGTCGACGACGACGAGCGTCTCGACCGACATGCCGTTCGCGAGCATCGTGTTCACCGCGCTGCGCCCCTTGACGCCGTAGCCGATGACGACGGTGTGGTCGCGCAACTTCTTCCTCCAGCGGTTGAGCCGCACCTGCTCCCGGCTCCGGGTGGTCAGGGTCTCCAGAGTCGTGCCGATGAGGACGATCAGGAACAGCACGCGCAGCGGCGTGATCAGCACGATGTTGACCAGCCGCGCGGTGTCCGACGTCGGCGCGATGTCACCGTAGCCGGTGGTCGAGAGCGAGACGGTCGTGTAGTAGAACGCGTCCAGCAGGTCGACCGAGCCGTCGGAATTGTCGTTGTAGCCCTCGCGGTCGACGTAGACGAGCAGGGCCGTCAGCACCAGCACCGAGACCGCGATGATGACCCGCTGGGTCAGCAGGCGCAGCGGGTCGACCACATCGGCGGGCGCCGGTAGATGGACGGAGCTCTTGGTCTGCACAGGCGTGACGCTAGCGGACGCGGTTCACTGCAGCGGCGGCGTGGCGGCGTCGGGGCC is from Jiangella alkaliphila and encodes:
- a CDS encoding potassium channel family protein, which encodes MQTKSSVHLPAPADVVDPLRLLTQRVIIAVSVLVLTALLVYVDREGYNDNSDGSVDLLDAFYYTTVSLSTTGYGDIAPTSDTARLVNIVLITPLRVLFLIVLIGTTLETLTTRSREQVRLNRWRKKLRDHTVVIGYGVKGRSAVNTMLANGMSVETLVVVDPDPAAIAEANEQGLVAVMGDATRTEVLRRAGVPTANRIVITTARDDASVLATLTCRQLNQTANIVVSVREADNLALVRQGGANEVVTSSDAVGRILGLATVSPALGHVLEDLTTSGVGLEVAERLVSPREEGKQPRQIADLVVAVVRDGDELPFHSPAIGHLVRGDRLIVIRPSEEYPWARREDAHEPPPEEEPEDPADRPPGGI